A genome region from Cydia pomonella isolate Wapato2018A chromosome 21, ilCydPomo1, whole genome shotgun sequence includes the following:
- the LOC133529863 gene encoding uncharacterized protein LOC133529863 — MKAFVAFVAFVAVVHGLPMVKEESFMDKFMANLRECVDSDTVLCLKEKAMKYTENLAVSKELSVADGMMTFSRTGSPRSARSYDPLPDDSKAREAAVEDRILDNVVDFLDGHVLTLRMPKSFTEDNSVEEEGRGKKKKKLKKLLPILALIKLKLAALVPLFLGIIAFAVFKAYLLGKIAFIAAAFGALKKLLESKKSSGWSEPAHEEHGWDNSGGGGWGRSQDAQNLAYGAHAKQL, encoded by the exons ATGAAAGCATTTGTGGCATTCGTGGCATTCGTGGCCGTGGTGCATGGCCTGCCCATGGTCAAGGAGGAGAGTTTCATGGACAAATTCATGGCCAACCTGAGGGAGTGCGTGGATTCCGACACCGTGCTGTGTTTGAAG GAGAAGGCAATGAAATATACCGAAAACTTGGCTGTCTCCAAGGAACTCAGCGTTGCTGATGGCATGATGACCTTCTCAAGGACCGGTAGCCCCAGGTCTGCCCGAAGCTACGATCCTTTACCTGACGACTCCAAAGCCAGGGAAGCTGCGGTAGAAGACAGGATCCTGGACAACGTTGTAGATTTCTTGGACGGCCATGTCCTGACGCTGAGGATGCCTAAGTCCTTTACTGAAGACAACTCAGTTGAAGAGGAAG GCCGTggcaagaagaagaagaagctgAAGAAGCTCCTCCCCATCCTAGCCCTCATCAAACTGAAGCTCGCCGCCCTCGTCCCCCTGTTCCTCGGTATCATCGCCTTCGCGGTCTTCAAGGCTTACCTCCTCGGCAAGATCGCCTTTATTGCCGCCGCCTTCGGCGCCCTCAAGAAACTTCTCGAATCTAAGAAGTCCAGCGGCTGGTCCGAGCCCGCTCATGAAGAGCACGGTTGGGACAACAGCGGGGGCGGCGGTTGGGGCAGATCCCAAGACGCCCAAAACCTGGCGTACGGCGCTCACGCCAAACAGCtatag